TAGTGCAAACAGGCAATACCGTCAGCAAAGGACAGGTAATTGCAACCATTGCCAACAATTCATTCATCACGTTACAGGAAGAATATTTAAGCGTTTCTTCCAAAGCGGAGTTGGCGCAACTGGAATTTGCCCGGCAAAAAGAATTGCAGCAGGGCAACGCCACAGCATTGAAAAATTTGCAAGCAACCGAAGCGGAGTTAAAAACATTGCAAGCCCGAAAAGCAAGTTTGCAAAAACAGTTGGAGTTAATCGGCATCAATGCAACAACACTTTCATCTGATAATATTCAATCGGCTGTAAGCATTACAAGCCCAATCAGCGGTGCAATCAGCAACGTAATGGTAAACATCGGCACCTATGTGGATGCCAACAACCCCATTGCCGAAATAGTTGATAACAGCCAACTGCATTTGGATTTATATGTGTATGAAAAAGATTTGCACAAACTTAAAGTTGGTCAAACTATCCATTTCACACTCACCAACAATCCGGGCAAAGAATACGATGCAGATGTTTTTGCTATTTCAAACACTTTTGAGCAAAACACAAAAGCCGTTGCCGTTCATGCAATGGTGAAAGGAAACAAGCAGGGATTGATTGACGGCATGAGCATTACGGCATTGGTAAGTTTAGAAAACGCTACCGTTGATGCAGTGCCCACCAACGCCATTGTAAACCACGAAGGGCAGGACTACATTTTTATTGTTACCGATGCTCATAAGGAAGAAGAACATCATTCGGAAAAAGAAACTACC
This is a stretch of genomic DNA from Sphingobacteriales bacterium. It encodes these proteins:
- a CDS encoding efflux RND transporter periplasmic adaptor subunit, giving the protein MKKIKFSIAVIATFMLLSSCHSHSEKDGHSHGEETAHHDEHENTNTATLTAEQIKSIKIELGGIEKKQLTASLKANGILKVPNHNKANATALSGGVIKSILVQTGNTVSKGQVIATIANNSFITLQEEYLSVSSKAELAQLEFARQKELQQGNATALKNLQATEAELKTLQARKASLQKQLELIGINATTLSSDNIQSAVSITSPISGAISNVMVNIGTYVDANNPIAEIVDNSQLHLDLYVYEKDLHKLKVGQTIHFTLTNNPGKEYDADVFAISNTFEQNTKAVAVHAMVKGNKQGLIDGMSITALVSLENATVDAVPTNAIVNHEGQDYIFIVTDAHKEEEHHSEKETTEHKHDEGGHQHSEKEKPEPNEEGTTFEKIPIRKGTTDIGYSEITLLKEIPVNSKVVVNGAFFILAKMNNKGEAHAH